A single window of Athene noctua chromosome 1, bAthNoc1.hap1.1, whole genome shotgun sequence DNA harbors:
- the POMC gene encoding pro-opiomelanocortin has translation MLLWSSLPVVLGLLLWHLAGASGPCWESSKCQDLSSEAGVLACATACRADLSAEAPVYPGNGHLQPLSESIRKYVMSHFRWNKFGRRNSSSGGGGGHKREEAVGGNPLPVVPPSRRESEEGTGLEREEGKRSYSMEHFRWGKPVGRKRRPIKVYPNGVEEESAESYPLEFRRELALGSTGAPPEEEEEEEEEGQEEEKKAGGSYRMRHFRWHAPLKDKRYGGFMTSEHSQTPLVTLFKNAIIKSAYKKGQ, from the exons ATGCTGCTGTGGAGCAGCCTGCccgtggtgctggggctgctgctctggcaCCTCGCCGGCGCCAGCGGCCcgtgctgggagagcagcaaatGCCAGGACCTCAGCAGCGAGGCCGGCGTTTTG GCGTGCGCCACGGCGTGTAGAGCCGATCTGTCAGCCGAGGCCCCCGTCTACCCAGGGAACGGGCACCTCCAGCCCCTCTCCGAGAGCATCCGCAAGTACGTCATGAGCCACTTCCGCTGGAACAAGTTTGGCCGGAGGAACAGCAGcagcggtggcggcggggggcaCAAACGGGAGGAGGCGGTGGGGGGCAACCCGCTGCCCGTTGTCCCACCATCCCGCCGCGAGTCAGAAGAGGGAACCGGGCTGGAGCGGGAGGAAGGCAAACGCTCTTACTCCATGGAGCACTTCCGCTGGGGAAAGCCGGTGGGACGCAAGAGGAGACCCATCAAGGTCTATCCCAACGGGGTGGAGGAGGAGTCAGCCGAAAGCTACCCGCTGGAGTTCAGGCGGGAGCTGGCGCTCGGCAGCACCGGGGCACCTcccgaggaggaagaggaggaggaagaggaaggccaggaggaggagaagaaggctGGCGGCTCCTACCGCATGCGCCATTTCCGCTGGCACGCGCCCCTGAAGGACAAGCGCTATGGGGGCTTCATGACCTCGGAGCACAGCCAGACCCCTCTAGTGACTCTCTTCAAAAACGCCATCATCAAAAGCGCCTACAAGAAGGGGCAGTGA